From Micromonospora rifamycinica, a single genomic window includes:
- a CDS encoding ABC transporter ATP-binding protein, with the protein MSAGAGGADERAEGTWQTLRRGLALSPELRTGLAGTIALALVYMVGRVAVPVAVQRGIDQGIAVPGGPDLGVIVTVVTATAAVLVLTTACGYLMMRRLFTVSETALANVRTRAFRHVHDLSMLHQQSERRGSLVSRVTSDVDQITQFLQWGGVILIVNLGQLAVTTAVMVAYSWQLTLVVLVAFAPAVLMIRLLQRRLAGAYGVVRQRMGTLLGTIAESVVGAPVIRAYGVSGRTARRLDAAIEGQRVAQQRAIRISIMGSSVGELAAGVALAGVVVVGVSLGADRTLSIGQLTAFLFLVTLFIQPVQIATEVLNEAQNAIAGWRRVLDVLDIAPDVADPGERGRELPVGPLDIRFADVTFAYPGGPPVLHGVTLDIAAKSRVAVVGETGSGKTTFAKLLTRLMDPTQGRVLLSGVPLDEVRFDSLRSRVVMVPQDGFLFDATVGENVRFARPELTDAELTAAFTELGLADWLDGLPAGLDTPVGERGEALSVGERQLVALARAYVADPDLLVLDEATSAVDPATEVRLQRTLDAVTRGRTTLAIAHRLSTAQAADEVVVVDRGRIVQRGPHEELLRDPDSVYGLLYASWLEQTR; encoded by the coding sequence GTGAGCGCGGGTGCGGGCGGTGCGGACGAGCGGGCCGAGGGGACCTGGCAGACGTTGCGGCGGGGACTGGCGCTCTCGCCGGAGCTGCGTACCGGACTCGCCGGCACGATCGCCCTGGCGCTGGTCTACATGGTCGGCCGGGTGGCCGTGCCGGTCGCCGTGCAGCGCGGCATCGACCAGGGCATCGCCGTGCCCGGCGGCCCGGACCTGGGGGTGATCGTCACCGTGGTCACCGCCACGGCGGCGGTGCTGGTGCTCACCACCGCCTGCGGTTACCTGATGATGCGGCGGTTGTTCACGGTCAGCGAGACCGCGCTGGCCAACGTGCGGACCAGGGCGTTCCGGCACGTGCACGACCTGTCGATGCTGCACCAGCAGTCGGAGCGGCGCGGGTCGCTGGTCTCCCGGGTGACCAGCGACGTGGACCAGATCACCCAGTTCCTCCAGTGGGGCGGGGTCATCCTCATCGTCAACCTGGGTCAGCTCGCCGTCACGACGGCCGTGATGGTGGCGTACTCCTGGCAGTTGACGCTGGTGGTGCTCGTCGCGTTCGCGCCGGCGGTGCTGATGATCCGGCTGTTGCAGCGCCGGCTGGCCGGGGCGTACGGGGTGGTCCGGCAGCGGATGGGCACCCTGCTCGGCACGATCGCCGAGAGCGTGGTGGGTGCGCCGGTGATCCGGGCGTACGGGGTGTCCGGTCGGACGGCCCGGCGGTTGGACGCGGCGATCGAGGGGCAGCGGGTGGCCCAGCAGCGGGCCATCCGGATCAGCATCATGGGCAGCTCGGTGGGGGAGCTGGCGGCCGGGGTGGCGCTGGCCGGGGTGGTGGTGGTCGGGGTGTCGCTCGGGGCGGACCGGACGTTGTCCATCGGCCAGCTCACCGCTTTCCTGTTCCTGGTCACCCTCTTCATCCAGCCGGTGCAGATCGCCACCGAGGTGCTCAACGAGGCGCAGAACGCGATCGCCGGCTGGCGGCGGGTGCTCGACGTGCTGGACATCGCGCCGGACGTGGCCGATCCGGGGGAGCGGGGCCGGGAACTGCCGGTGGGGCCGCTGGACATCCGCTTCGCCGACGTGACGTTCGCCTATCCGGGTGGGCCGCCGGTGCTGCACGGCGTCACGCTGGACATCGCGGCGAAGAGCCGGGTGGCGGTGGTCGGCGAGACCGGCAGCGGCAAGACCACCTTCGCCAAGCTGCTCACCCGGCTGATGGATCCGACGCAGGGGCGGGTGCTGCTGTCCGGGGTGCCGCTGGACGAGGTGCGGTTCGACTCGCTGCGGTCCCGGGTGGTGATGGTGCCGCAGGACGGGTTCCTGTTCGACGCCACGGTCGGGGAGAACGTCCGTTTCGCCCGCCCCGAGCTGACCGATGCCGAGCTGACCGCCGCCTTCACCGAGCTGGGCCTGGCCGACTGGCTGGACGGTCTGCCGGCCGGTCTGGACACCCCGGTGGGCGAGCGGGGGGAGGCGCTGAGCGTCGGGGAGCGGCAACTGGTCGCGCTGGCCCGGGCGTACGTGGCGGATCCGGACCTGCTCGTCCTGGACGAGGCGACCAGCGCCGTCGACCCGGCGACCGAGGTACGCCTGCAACGCACCCTGGACGCGGTCACCCGGGGCCGGACCACGTTGGCCATCGCGCACCGGCTCTCCACCGCCCAGGCCGCCGACGAGGTAGTGGTGGTGGACCGGGGCCGGATCGTGCAGCGCGGACCCCACGAGGAGCTGCTGCGTGACCCGGATTCGGTCTACGGCCTGCTCTACGCCTCCTGGCTGGAGCAGACCCGCTGA
- a CDS encoding TIGR03085 family metal-binding protein, translating to MPRYARAEREALADLMLDVGPDAPTINEGWTARDLAAHLVVRERRPDAAGGILLPPLQGYAERVRLRIAARPWSELVAQVRRPPVWSPVSNPLTDEVANTMEFFIHHEDVRRARSGWQPRDLPAGLTARLWRPVALLVRTRVRRFPASLLVQAPGHGELTAGRGGERVRLVGSPGELVLFLSGRQRVARVQIDGPAALAERLRTARLGL from the coding sequence ATGCCGCGGTACGCCCGAGCGGAGCGCGAGGCGCTCGCCGACCTGATGCTGGACGTGGGCCCGGACGCCCCGACGATCAACGAGGGGTGGACCGCCCGGGACCTCGCCGCCCATTTGGTGGTGCGGGAGCGCCGTCCGGACGCCGCCGGTGGCATCCTGCTGCCGCCGCTGCAGGGGTACGCCGAGCGGGTGCGCCTGCGGATCGCCGCCCGGCCCTGGTCGGAACTGGTCGCCCAGGTGCGCCGCCCACCGGTGTGGAGCCCGGTCAGCAACCCGCTGACCGACGAGGTGGCCAACACCATGGAGTTCTTCATCCACCACGAGGACGTCCGGCGGGCCCGGTCGGGCTGGCAGCCCCGGGACCTCCCGGCGGGGCTGACCGCCCGGCTGTGGCGCCCGGTGGCCCTGCTGGTCCGGACCCGGGTCCGGCGCTTCCCGGCGAGTCTGCTGGTGCAGGCCCCCGGCCACGGCGAGCTGACCGCCGGTCGGGGCGGGGAACGGGTCCGGCTGGTCGGGTCGCCCGGGGAGCTGGTGCTGTTCCTTTCCGGCCGGCAACGGGTGGCCCGGGTCCAGATCGACGGACCGGCCGCGCTGGCCGAACGCCTGCGCACCGCCCGGCTGGGGCTCTGA
- a CDS encoding ABC transporter ATP-binding protein: protein MTSGTSRDVIQRGLSILGRAIREQPRIFAVAVAGSVLFGGLVIASAYVVGAVVGDVVVPAVESGEVGTGTLALAAVALFGISVLRVVGIFGRRLGAGYMQFRLQAAYRRRVTRRYLDLPLSWHHRNATGTLLSNANSDVEAAWYPIAPLPFAVGTLVMLVGAVGSLFATDWALALVGLAVFPALFALNVVYSRRMAPRQARAQRLRAEVSGIAHESFDGALVVKTMGREAQETARFAGRAGQLRDALISVGRLRGVFDPLLETLPSLGTLAVLVVGTIRLRQGAISVTELVSVAFLFTVLAFPVRAIGWVLAELPRSVAGWDRVSRVLDATGEMPYGDVALADDGTPATLAFTDVHFGYAPAEAHLPGAQVLGEVTFTVPAGRTVALVGPTGAGKSTIASLAVRLVDPDSGTVSLDGVDVRRLTAGSLASTAALVAQVPFVFDDTVRANISLDRPGIDDGEVWAALRLAEADGFVAALPDGLDTMVGERGTSLSGGQRQRLTLARALAGRPRLLVLDDATSAVDPRVEAAILAGLRSPAPGQQAAASILVVAYRRATIALADEVIYLEQGRVLARGTHSELLATVPGYVDLVTAYEQAEQEREQNRTYDEVAPLPSGLEIEVDR from the coding sequence GTGACGAGCGGGACGAGTCGGGACGTGATCCAGCGGGGGCTGTCGATCCTCGGCCGGGCGATCCGGGAACAACCACGCATCTTCGCGGTGGCCGTCGCCGGCAGCGTGCTCTTCGGCGGGCTGGTGATCGCCAGCGCCTACGTGGTGGGCGCCGTCGTCGGCGACGTGGTCGTGCCGGCGGTCGAGTCCGGCGAGGTGGGCACCGGCACCCTGGCCCTGGCGGCGGTGGCGCTGTTCGGGATCAGCGTGCTGCGGGTGGTCGGCATCTTCGGCCGGCGGCTCGGCGCGGGTTACATGCAGTTCCGCCTCCAGGCCGCCTACCGCCGTCGGGTCACCCGCCGCTACCTGGACCTGCCGCTGTCCTGGCACCACCGCAACGCCACCGGGACGTTGCTGTCCAACGCCAACTCCGACGTGGAGGCGGCCTGGTACCCGATCGCACCGCTGCCGTTCGCGGTCGGCACGCTGGTGATGCTGGTCGGCGCGGTCGGCTCGCTCTTCGCCACCGACTGGGCGCTCGCCCTGGTCGGGCTGGCCGTGTTCCCCGCCCTGTTCGCGCTCAACGTGGTCTACTCCCGCCGGATGGCCCCCCGGCAGGCCCGCGCGCAGCGGTTGCGGGCCGAGGTCAGCGGCATCGCCCATGAGAGCTTCGACGGCGCCCTGGTGGTCAAGACCATGGGCCGGGAGGCCCAGGAGACCGCCCGGTTCGCCGGCCGCGCCGGGCAGCTACGGGACGCGCTGATCTCGGTCGGCCGGCTGCGGGGGGTCTTCGACCCGCTGCTGGAGACGCTGCCCAGCCTCGGCACCCTGGCCGTGCTCGTGGTCGGCACGATCCGGCTGCGGCAGGGCGCGATCAGCGTCACCGAACTGGTCAGCGTCGCGTTCCTCTTCACCGTGCTGGCCTTCCCGGTGCGGGCCATCGGCTGGGTGCTGGCCGAGCTGCCCCGCAGCGTGGCCGGCTGGGACCGGGTCAGCCGGGTGCTCGACGCCACCGGCGAGATGCCCTACGGGGACGTCGCCCTCGCCGACGACGGCACGCCCGCCACCCTGGCCTTCACCGACGTCCACTTCGGGTACGCGCCGGCCGAGGCGCACCTGCCCGGCGCGCAGGTGCTCGGCGAGGTCACCTTCACCGTGCCCGCCGGGCGGACGGTGGCGCTGGTCGGGCCGACCGGCGCCGGCAAGTCCACCATCGCCTCGCTGGCGGTCCGGCTGGTCGACCCGGACAGCGGCACGGTGAGCCTGGACGGGGTGGACGTCCGGCGGCTCACCGCCGGGTCGCTCGCCTCGACCGCCGCCCTGGTCGCCCAGGTGCCGTTCGTCTTCGACGACACGGTCCGGGCCAACATCAGCCTGGACCGGCCGGGCATCGACGACGGGGAGGTCTGGGCGGCGCTGCGGCTGGCCGAGGCGGACGGTTTCGTCGCCGCCCTCCCCGACGGGCTGGACACCATGGTCGGCGAGCGGGGCACCTCGCTCTCCGGCGGGCAGCGGCAACGGCTCACCCTGGCCCGCGCGCTGGCCGGTCGGCCCCGGCTGCTGGTGCTCGACGACGCCACCAGCGCGGTCGACCCCCGGGTCGAGGCGGCCATCCTGGCCGGGCTGCGCTCCCCCGCACCCGGGCAGCAGGCCGCCGCGTCGATCCTGGTGGTGGCGTACCGGCGGGCCACCATCGCGCTCGCCGACGAGGTGATCTACCTGGAGCAGGGCCGGGTGCTGGCCCGGGGCACCCACAGCGAACTGCTGGCTACCGTGCCCGGCTACGTCGACCTGGTCACCGCGTACGAGCAGGCCGAGCAGGAACGTGAGCAGAACCGGACGTACGACGAGGTCGCCCCGCTGCCGTCGGGCCTGGAGATCGAGGTGGACCGGTGA
- a CDS encoding DUF2470 domain-containing protein has protein sequence MAPTPAELIRTLVAGRLPGLVHLAHRPGPFHVRHATDPEGRVLLLVPVFSDLAAELDPGAARDVAVVLDVLDLPPAAGAPSAGRAWVSGWAVPLCGEAARRAADDFAAVDPTGDLLDVGRRFRLHRFEVAEARLETAGTVHRVDPGEYAAAEPDPLHADEATVLADLADRHGPQVVAYLRRQLDLAGDEPRVVRLDRYGLIVAYGRPGDRRRARLPFPHPVTDRADLPDLLHPLLNTPAPTHRHL, from the coding sequence GTGGCCCCGACCCCTGCTGAGCTGATCCGTACCCTGGTGGCCGGTCGGCTGCCCGGCCTGGTGCACCTCGCCCACCGCCCCGGTCCGTTCCACGTCCGGCACGCCACCGACCCGGAGGGACGGGTGCTGCTGCTGGTCCCGGTCTTCAGCGACCTCGCCGCGGAACTGGACCCGGGCGCGGCCCGCGACGTCGCCGTGGTGCTCGACGTACTCGACCTGCCCCCGGCCGCCGGAGCACCCTCGGCCGGCCGGGCCTGGGTGTCCGGCTGGGCGGTGCCCCTGTGCGGCGAAGCTGCCCGTCGCGCCGCCGACGACTTCGCCGCCGTGGACCCGACCGGTGACCTGCTCGACGTCGGGCGTCGCTTCCGGCTGCACCGCTTCGAGGTCGCCGAGGCCCGCCTGGAGACCGCCGGCACCGTGCACCGGGTCGACCCCGGTGAGTACGCCGCCGCCGAGCCGGACCCGCTGCACGCCGACGAGGCCACCGTGCTGGCCGACCTCGCCGACCGCCACGGCCCCCAGGTGGTCGCGTACCTGCGGCGTCAGCTCGACCTGGCCGGCGACGAACCCCGGGTGGTACGCCTCGACCGCTACGGTCTGATCGTGGCGTACGGCCGACCCGGCGACCGCCGTCGGGCACGCCTGCCCTTCCCCCACCCGGTGACCGACCGCGCAGACCTCCCTGACCTCCTCCACCCCCTCCTCAACACCCCCGCCCCCACCCACCGCCACCTCTGA